The nucleotide sequence CCCTCCCCCTGCTCGGTGCGCTGCTCGGCCTGGTCGCGGCCGCCGGGCTGGGTTATCTGCTGCACCGGGGTGTCCTGAAGGTCAACCTGGGCCGCTTCTTCACCTGGACCGGAGTCGGCCTCATCATCATCGCCGGCGGCGTACTGGCCTACGGTGTCCACGACCTCCAGGAAGCCGGCATCCTCCCGGGACTGCACAACCTGGCCTTCGATGTCTCAGCCGCCATCCCGCCGTCGTCCTGGTACGGCACCCTGCTGAAAGGCACCCTCAACTTCTCCCCCGCCACCACGTGGCTGGAAGCGGCAGCCTGGCTGCTGTACGTGATCCCCGTGCTGTCCCTGTACATCCGGGCCAACCGTTCCTCCCGTCCCAAAGCCGCCGGCACCATCCCAGCTCCCGCAGTCGCAGCACAGCCCTAAGGCTGTCTCCCCTTACGCCTTCAGGCACACCGCCGTGCGCCCGTTCATAGACAAAGGATTCACCCATGCCCGTTTCAACGAAACTCCGCAATACCCTTGCCGTGATCGGCGCGGCCGCGGCCGTACCCCTGGTCCTCGCCGGTTGCACTGACAACACGAAGACCACAGCCGCCGCGGATGGCCCCATCCAGGTCAGCAGCACGGCCAACGAGTGCAAGGTTTCCGCTGCCACCGCACCCAGCGGCAACCTCACCTTCGCGGTGAAGAACGAAGGCACCGAGGTCACGGAGTTCTACCTGCTGGCAGAAGACGGCCTGCGCATCCTGGGCGAAGTGGAGAACATCGGACCCGGGATCACCCGCAACCTGGTGGTCACGGCCCCGGCCGGCAAGTACAACACCGCGTGCAAGCCCGGCATGCAGGGCGATGGCATCCGCGCTTCCTTCGAGGTCACCGAGTCCGGCAACAAGCCCAGCGTCGACGCCGATTTCCAGAAGCTCCTGGACACCGGCACCCAGCAGTACGCCGCCTACGTCAAGGACCAGACCGAACAGCTCGTCACCGGCACCAAGGCATTCGCCGACGCTTTTACAGCCGGTGATGCCGCGAAGGCACGCGAGCTTTACGCAGCCACCCGCATGCACTGGGAACGGATCGAGCCGGTGGCTGAATCCTTCGGCGACCTCGACCCCAAGTTGGATGCCCGCGAAGCCGACCTTGAGCCCGGACAGGAATGGACCGGATGGCACCGCGCCGAAAAGGACCTCTTCCCGCCCGCAGGCTACACGGCCATGACCGTTGCTGAGCGCACCGCCATCTCCAAGCAGTTGGTCGCCGACACCGAGGACCTCGCCACCCGCACCCGTACCGTGGAGCTCACTGCGGACAAGCTGGGCAATGGCGCCAAGGAACTCCTGGATGAAGTGGCCACCGGCAAGGTCACCGGCGAAGAAGAAATCTGGTCGCACACGGATCTCTGGGACTTCCAGGCCAATGTTGACGGCGCCCGCATCGCCTTCGAGAGCCTGAAGCCGGCCCTGGAGCAGAAAGACGCAGAGCTCTCCAAGTCCTTGGATGAAAAGTTCGCGGCGCTGCAGGCCGAACTGAAGAAGCACGCAAAGGGCGACGGCTTTGCCTACTACAACGAGCTCAGCCCGGAGCAGGTCCAGGGTTTGGCTTCGCTGGTTGACTCGCTGGGTGAGCCCCTTTCCAAGCTCACCTCAGCCGTGGTCCTGTGAGCGGCTGCCCCTTCGGGCACACCGGTGACGCCGCCGGCGTCGAGCGTTCCGGTGAGCCGAACGACGTCGTAACCTCCCGAGGGGCGTCCGACGGCGGCACAGCGGCTACCGCTGAAACCGTCACCCCCCGGATGTCCCGCCGTGGCCTGCTGTCACTGGCGGGCGTGGGCGGGGCCGGAGCCGTTGCCGGCCTGGCCGCCGGCTTCCTGGGCCACGACGCCGTGACGGCATCCGCAGCATCTGCCTCCGTTCCGGCCGCCGGAGAAGCGGTAGTTCCGTTCTTCGGAGACCATCAGGCAGGCATCACGACCCCTGCCCAGGACCGTCTCCACATGGCCGCGTTCGATGTCACCACCGAGGACCGCAAGGAACTCATCAAGCTCCTGAAGGACTGGACTGCCGCGGCGCAGGCGATGGCGGCCGGGGACCCCACCGGCAAGACCGGCGCCGTCGATGGACCTTATGACGCCCCGCCGGAGGACACCGGCGAGGCCTTGGACCTGGCGGCGTCGAAACTGACCCTGACGTTTGGTTTTGGTGCCGGACTGTTCGAAAAGGACGGCAAGGTTCGGTTCGGCCTGGACGGGCGGCGACCCGAAGCTCTGATCGACCTCCCCCACTTCCCGGGCGACGACCTCCAGCCCGGGCGCACAGGCGGAGACATAGTAGTCCAGGCCTGCGCCGATGACCCGCAGGTTGCGGTGCACGCCATCCGCAACCTGGCGAGAATCGGATTCGGAAAGGTCCGCGTCCGTTGGTCCCAGCTCGGATTCGGGCGCACCTCCTCAACGTCCCGGGCACAGGTGACTCCCCGCAACCTCTTCGGTTTCAAGGACGGCACCAACAACCTCAAAGTCGAGGACAACGCGCTGCTGGACGAGCACGTGTGGGTGGCCTCTGGCGGCCCTGCATCCGAACAGTGGATGGCAGGCGGCAGCTATCTGGTGGCCCGCCGGATCCAGATGCACATTGAGATCTGGGACCGCACCTCACTGCGTGAGCAGGAGGGGCTGATTGGGCGTACCAAGGGCG is from Paenarthrobacter nicotinovorans and encodes:
- the efeO gene encoding iron uptake system protein EfeO, whose amino-acid sequence is MPVSTKLRNTLAVIGAAAAVPLVLAGCTDNTKTTAAADGPIQVSSTANECKVSAATAPSGNLTFAVKNEGTEVTEFYLLAEDGLRILGEVENIGPGITRNLVVTAPAGKYNTACKPGMQGDGIRASFEVTESGNKPSVDADFQKLLDTGTQQYAAYVKDQTEQLVTGTKAFADAFTAGDAAKARELYAATRMHWERIEPVAESFGDLDPKLDAREADLEPGQEWTGWHRAEKDLFPPAGYTAMTVAERTAISKQLVADTEDLATRTRTVELTADKLGNGAKELLDEVATGKVTGEEEIWSHTDLWDFQANVDGARIAFESLKPALEQKDAELSKSLDEKFAALQAELKKHAKGDGFAYYNELSPEQVQGLASLVDSLGEPLSKLTSAVVL
- the efeB gene encoding iron uptake transporter deferrochelatase/peroxidase subunit; the protein is MSRRGLLSLAGVGGAGAVAGLAAGFLGHDAVTASAASASVPAAGEAVVPFFGDHQAGITTPAQDRLHMAAFDVTTEDRKELIKLLKDWTAAAQAMAAGDPTGKTGAVDGPYDAPPEDTGEALDLAASKLTLTFGFGAGLFEKDGKVRFGLDGRRPEALIDLPHFPGDDLQPGRTGGDIVVQACADDPQVAVHAIRNLARIGFGKVRVRWSQLGFGRTSSTSRAQVTPRNLFGFKDGTNNLKVEDNALLDEHVWVASGGPASEQWMAGGSYLVARRIQMHIEIWDRTSLREQEGLIGRTKGVGAPLSGGDEFSTPDFAMAGRNGEPLIPMDSHMRLAHPDQNNGVRMLRRGYNFTDGSDGLGHLDAGLFFIAFVKDPRTHYVPMQLAMAKGDTLSVEYLKHTGSGLFAVPPGVQAGGFIGEGLFA